The Tindallia magadiensis genome includes a window with the following:
- a CDS encoding glutamine--tRNA ligase/YqeY domain fusion protein yields the protein MSNENHAPVSSNFIKNIINEDLKNNKNDGRVHTRFPPEPNGYLHIGHAKSICLNFGLARDYKGLCNLRFDDTNPSKEDVEYVESIQEDVRWLGFDWEERLFYASDYFEKMYEYAVDLIKAGKAYVCDLSGDQIRETRGTLKQPGVESPYRDRSVEENLDLFHRMRAGEFPDGSRVLRAKIDMASPNMNMRDPVLYRIAKVKHHRTGNEWCIYPMYDYAHPLSDAYEGITHSICTLEFEDHRPLYDWVLKALNFDPHPQQIEFARLNLSNTVMSKRKLRELVENEVVDGWDDPRMPTICGLRRRGYTPEAIKDFCDRIGVAKSNSVVDIALLEHCVREDLKLKAPRMMGVINPLRVVITNYPEGQEEKLKAENNPENPEMGHREMTFEKEIYIERDDFMEDPPKKFFRLAPGKEVRLKYAYIIRCDEVIKDPDTGEVIELRCSYEPTSKSGSDTSGKKVKGTLHWVSKNHSIPATVRLYDHLFIEKEKEDTGEIHTELNPGSVKKMENALVEPGFKEYNTGQQFQFMRHGYFALDTEDNKTSKTLVFNRIVSLRDTWAKIQKSQK from the coding sequence ATGTCTAACGAAAATCATGCTCCTGTGTCATCTAACTTTATCAAAAATATTATTAATGAAGATCTTAAAAATAATAAAAATGACGGACGGGTACATACTCGGTTTCCACCAGAACCTAACGGATACCTTCATATAGGTCATGCAAAATCAATTTGTTTGAACTTTGGGCTAGCCAGGGATTATAAGGGCTTATGCAATCTGCGCTTTGATGATACAAACCCTTCAAAGGAAGATGTGGAATACGTTGAATCCATTCAGGAAGATGTTCGCTGGTTAGGTTTTGATTGGGAAGAACGTTTGTTTTATGCATCAGATTACTTTGAGAAAATGTACGAATACGCCGTAGATCTTATTAAAGCAGGAAAAGCATATGTATGCGATCTTTCTGGGGATCAGATTCGCGAAACCAGAGGAACATTAAAGCAACCAGGCGTTGAAAGTCCTTATCGGGACAGATCTGTTGAAGAAAATCTGGACCTGTTTCATAGAATGAGAGCGGGCGAATTTCCTGATGGAAGTCGTGTGCTGAGAGCCAAAATAGATATGGCTTCTCCGAATATGAATATGAGAGATCCGGTTTTATATCGCATAGCGAAAGTGAAGCACCACCGAACAGGGAATGAATGGTGCATTTATCCAATGTATGATTATGCACACCCTTTATCAGATGCTTATGAAGGGATAACTCATTCCATTTGCACACTTGAGTTTGAAGATCATAGACCACTGTATGATTGGGTCTTGAAAGCCTTGAATTTTGATCCACATCCACAACAAATTGAATTTGCCCGTTTAAATTTATCAAATACGGTTATGAGTAAAAGGAAGCTAAGAGAATTAGTTGAAAATGAAGTAGTGGATGGATGGGATGATCCTCGAATGCCAACCATATGTGGTTTGCGGCGGAGAGGTTATACGCCGGAAGCAATAAAAGATTTTTGTGACAGGATAGGCGTTGCTAAAAGCAATAGCGTTGTTGATATAGCGCTTTTGGAACACTGCGTAAGAGAAGACCTGAAATTAAAAGCTCCCAGAATGATGGGGGTGATCAACCCTCTTAGAGTCGTGATAACAAACTATCCGGAAGGACAGGAAGAAAAGCTGAAGGCTGAGAATAACCCAGAAAATCCAGAAATGGGACATCGGGAGATGACTTTTGAGAAAGAAATTTATATTGAACGTGATGACTTTATGGAAGATCCGCCTAAAAAGTTTTTTAGGCTGGCACCGGGTAAAGAAGTTCGTTTAAAGTATGCCTATATCATTCGCTGTGATGAAGTAATAAAAGATCCAGATACGGGAGAAGTTATAGAACTTCGATGCAGCTATGAGCCGACATCAAAAAGTGGCAGTGATACCAGTGGGAAAAAAGTAAAAGGGACATTGCATTGGGTTTCAAAAAACCACAGCATACCAGCGACAGTGAGATTATACGATCATCTATTTATTGAAAAAGAAAAAGAAGATACCGGTGAAATCCATACTGAGTTAAATCCTGGCTCTGTTAAAAAAATGGAAAACGCATTAGTTGAACCGGGATTTAAGGAATACAATACTGGCCAGCAGTTTCAATTTATGAGACATGGATATTTCGCACTGGATACGGAAGATAACAAAACATCAAAAACGTTGGTGTTTAATCGAATTGTTTCGCTTAGAGATACTTGGGCAAAAATACAAAAATCTCAAAAATAG
- a CDS encoding NUDIX domain-containing protein, with the protein MRRWQPQMLFRVRSSALIINNCNEILLVFHDDSITGEKWLMPPGGGLEAGENALEALVREVKEECGVTCCPKELLYVREYVSDDAKLHHMGLFFRATLINDEETIQIGHDPELENQIIKDCRYYSYEELQRVEVPIYPEILKKQFWKDLASGFMQHQIYLGQQRDREKK; encoded by the coding sequence ATGAGACGCTGGCAGCCACAAATGCTATTCCGGGTGCGTTCTTCTGCACTTATTATCAATAACTGCAATGAGATATTGTTAGTGTTTCATGATGATTCAATAACGGGAGAAAAATGGTTAATGCCGCCTGGAGGCGGACTAGAAGCAGGGGAAAATGCATTAGAAGCGTTAGTAAGAGAAGTGAAGGAAGAATGTGGCGTAACCTGTTGCCCGAAGGAACTTTTGTATGTAAGGGAATATGTTAGTGATGATGCTAAGCTGCATCATATGGGATTGTTTTTTCGTGCAACCCTTATTAATGATGAAGAAACTATTCAGATAGGCCATGATCCAGAACTTGAAAATCAAATTATCAAGGATTGCCGCTACTACTCTTACGAAGAGCTTCAAAGGGTTGAAGTTCCTATTTATCCTGAGATTCTTAAAAAACAATTCTGGAAGGATTTAGCTAGTGGCTTTATGCAACATCAAATATATTTAGGACAACAACGAGATAGAGAAAAAAAGTAA
- the ggt gene encoding gamma-glutamyltransferase encodes MNFSSLQYPYPSKRNLVYGQKGMVASSQPLAAQAGLDMLKKGGNAIDAAIATAACLTVVEPTSNGIGGDAFALVWAENDLHGLNASGPAPANLSLEYFEKQGLKEMPVYGPTPITVPGAPAAWAELSERFGNLSLKTVMKPAIQYAREGFPVAPATAYYWKKAYQNALKNYQGEVFKHWFDVFAPQGRAPEPGEIWKSEEHATTLEVIAATMSRDFYEGIIAKTIDEFLSKHHGKLKKEDLESYQVRWEKPISAHYRGYDVWEIPPNGQGLIALQALSILEGMELDTEENGQTVHRIIESLKLAFTDGKTYIADPDHMPTSVESLLSKEYIESRRAMISENALLPEPGMPPRGGTVYLATADGEGNMVSMIQSNYMGFGSGVVIPGTGIALHNRGHNFSLDPRHPNALAPGKRPYHTIIPGFLTKKKKPLGPFGVMGGFMQPQGHLQVITKLIDFQLNPQAALDAPRWQWLGGKKIEVEQDYPELLIQQLVERGHDISIQRERGNFGRGQIILRNENGVLCGATEPRTDGCVAVW; translated from the coding sequence ATGAATTTTTCTTCTTTGCAATATCCCTATCCTTCTAAAAGAAATCTTGTATATGGCCAAAAAGGTATGGTGGCTTCCTCGCAGCCTTTGGCCGCACAAGCTGGTTTGGATATGCTGAAAAAAGGAGGCAACGCTATTGACGCAGCCATTGCTACGGCTGCTTGTCTCACGGTGGTAGAACCTACTTCTAACGGCATAGGAGGGGATGCTTTTGCGCTGGTTTGGGCAGAAAATGATCTACACGGTCTAAATGCCAGTGGTCCTGCTCCAGCAAATCTTTCTTTAGAGTATTTTGAAAAGCAAGGGCTTAAAGAGATGCCGGTTTATGGGCCAACACCAATTACAGTTCCGGGGGCACCGGCTGCTTGGGCAGAGTTATCGGAAAGATTTGGAAATCTATCCTTGAAAACAGTCATGAAGCCAGCCATCCAGTATGCCAGAGAAGGGTTTCCTGTAGCACCGGCAACAGCCTATTACTGGAAAAAAGCATATCAAAATGCATTGAAAAATTACCAGGGCGAAGTTTTTAAGCATTGGTTTGATGTTTTTGCGCCACAAGGAAGAGCGCCAGAACCGGGGGAAATATGGAAATCAGAAGAGCATGCAACAACATTAGAGGTAATTGCAGCTACGATGAGCAGGGATTTTTATGAAGGAATTATAGCAAAAACAATTGATGAATTTCTTTCCAAGCATCATGGTAAATTAAAGAAAGAAGACCTGGAATCATATCAAGTACGCTGGGAAAAGCCAATCTCGGCTCATTACCGAGGCTATGATGTTTGGGAGATACCACCAAACGGTCAGGGACTCATTGCTTTACAAGCTTTATCCATACTGGAAGGAATGGAACTTGACACTGAGGAAAATGGACAGACGGTTCATCGCATCATCGAATCACTTAAACTGGCCTTTACAGATGGAAAAACCTATATAGCAGACCCTGATCATATGCCAACATCAGTTGAATCCTTGCTTTCCAAAGAATATATCGAATCAAGAAGAGCCATGATTAGTGAAAATGCGTTGCTTCCGGAACCGGGGATGCCACCAAGAGGTGGAACCGTTTATTTAGCAACAGCTGATGGTGAAGGAAATATGGTATCGATGATCCAAAGCAATTATATGGGATTTGGATCAGGAGTGGTGATTCCGGGTACAGGAATTGCACTTCATAACAGAGGTCACAATTTTTCACTGGATCCTCGACACCCTAACGCCCTAGCTCCTGGGAAAAGACCATATCATACGATTATTCCCGGATTTCTAACGAAAAAGAAAAAACCATTAGGTCCCTTTGGTGTAATGGGCGGATTTATGCAGCCACAAGGCCACTTGCAAGTGATAACAAAGTTGATCGATTTTCAGTTAAATCCACAAGCAGCCTTGGATGCTCCGAGATGGCAGTGGTTAGGTGGTAAAAAGATTGAAGTGGAACAAGACTACCCAGAGTTATTGATACAGCAATTGGTAGAAAGAGGTCATGACATAAGCATTCAAAGAGAACGGGGAAACTTTGGAAGAGGTCAAATCATTTTACGTAATGAAAATGGTGTGCTCTGCGGTGCTACAGAACCAAGAACCGATGGCTGTGTAGCTGTCTGGTAA
- a CDS encoding glycosyl hydrolase family 18 protein: MEKRKTIEEKKKNRLIKWILGMAFIASTILFYFFGPYFFSNIPGGEEEPKFNLIFDNHWHRVDFLLEENIVFLPVEWVKEHIVEEIEVLQNPLRARVSLEKEEIVFQEENLKEFMGSGKLAIDVSLLEKEGEKYFPLSGMDAVFHTNTIYYPEPDRVMIDLLKTPYYQGIVVEEENLRDGTDLWSRRKTVVKKGEEIRILETMEEHYYVRTEKGHIGFLPKNSLIEIRKQLPNDEEMAMAFVEPEPLDKPFGMVWEYVGNSHPDRSLDEKIPGLSVISPTWFDLENEKGDVTGKAQFRYASYMRKRGYQIWGLVTNSFDPDMTEAFLMNREAQDRFIQQLLVYSSLYKMEGINIDFENIHYRNQQQFTDFVQRLSEKLREQGLVVSIDVTIPGGSLNWSQVYDREQIAPLVDYVCVMTYDEHWGSSPVAGSVASIGWVENGIKNTLKEVPAEKVVLGLPFYTRLWEETKNQDGTIDVSSRALGMEYAKSILEEHHIYEEDWKWLEETGQFYAEYESEGNRYRIWLEEERSIAKKAALIEKYGLAGFAGWRKGFETSSIWGVLKEAI; the protein is encoded by the coding sequence ATGGAAAAAAGAAAAACAATTGAAGAGAAAAAGAAAAACAGATTGATTAAATGGATATTAGGGATGGCGTTCATAGCTTCCACTATATTGTTTTACTTTTTTGGGCCCTACTTTTTTAGTAATATTCCAGGGGGGGAAGAGGAGCCTAAATTTAATCTTATTTTTGATAATCATTGGCATCGTGTTGATTTTTTACTTGAAGAAAACATTGTATTCTTACCGGTAGAATGGGTTAAGGAACATATTGTTGAAGAGATAGAAGTCCTTCAAAATCCGTTGAGAGCAAGAGTATCCCTTGAAAAAGAAGAGATTGTTTTTCAAGAAGAAAATCTGAAAGAATTTATGGGAAGTGGGAAGTTAGCGATAGATGTTAGTTTGTTGGAGAAGGAAGGAGAAAAATATTTTCCCTTATCTGGAATGGATGCTGTTTTTCATACAAATACAATATATTATCCGGAGCCAGACAGGGTTATGATTGACTTATTGAAAACACCTTATTATCAAGGAATCGTAGTCGAAGAAGAAAATCTTAGAGACGGTACAGATTTATGGAGCCGTCGTAAGACCGTCGTAAAAAAGGGAGAAGAAATTCGAATTCTGGAAACAATGGAGGAACACTACTATGTTCGGACAGAAAAGGGTCATATAGGGTTTTTACCTAAAAACTCATTAATAGAAATCAGAAAACAGCTGCCTAATGACGAAGAGATGGCGATGGCATTTGTTGAGCCAGAGCCTTTGGATAAACCCTTTGGAATGGTGTGGGAATATGTAGGAAACAGTCATCCGGACCGAAGTCTGGATGAAAAAATTCCCGGTTTGTCAGTAATTTCACCAACCTGGTTTGACTTAGAGAATGAAAAGGGTGATGTGACAGGAAAAGCACAGTTTCGGTACGCATCTTATATGCGAAAGCGCGGTTATCAGATTTGGGGACTGGTTACTAACTCTTTTGATCCAGATATGACGGAAGCATTTTTAATGAACCGGGAAGCGCAAGATCGTTTTATCCAACAACTGTTAGTTTATTCATCACTCTATAAAATGGAAGGCATCAATATCGATTTTGAAAATATTCACTATCGAAATCAACAGCAATTCACTGACTTTGTTCAACGATTATCTGAAAAGTTAAGAGAACAAGGCCTAGTGGTTTCTATAGATGTAACCATTCCCGGTGGAAGTTTAAACTGGTCACAAGTATACGATAGAGAACAGATAGCACCTTTGGTAGACTATGTATGTGTGATGACTTATGACGAACACTGGGGAAGCAGTCCAGTAGCTGGATCGGTTGCATCCATAGGTTGGGTTGAAAATGGTATAAAAAATACATTGAAGGAAGTGCCAGCTGAAAAGGTGGTGCTGGGACTTCCTTTCTACACCAGACTATGGGAAGAGACAAAAAATCAGGATGGGACCATTGATGTTTCATCCCGGGCACTAGGAATGGAATATGCAAAAAGTATTTTAGAGGAGCATCACATTTATGAAGAGGATTGGAAATGGTTAGAGGAAACAGGACAGTTTTATGCAGAATACGAATCGGAAGGTAATCGTTATCGAATTTGGTTAGAGGAAGAGCGTTCGATTGCAAAAAAAGCAGCCTTGATAGAAAAATATGGGCTTGCTGGATTTGCTGGTTGGAGAAAAGGTTTTGAAACTTCATCTATTTGGGGCGTACTTAAAGAAGCAATTTAA
- the nfsA gene encoding oxygen-insensitive NADPH nitroreductase, translating to MNEVIELLKSHRSIRRFTNQDVEEKMLMEIIHAARHSATSSFLQAYSVIRVRDKEKKEKLSAYCGDQKHIRQAPVFLVFCADLHKLSTACDIQNKEMSKGYSEQLILASVDTAIWGQSVLLAAESMGLGGVYVGGIRNNPDKVTELLQLPQQVYPVFGMSLGYPDQDPQVKPRMPLPLVYKEEVYQSENDKDLLTSYDKTFQEYLRNRQHNPREETWTATVAEKLSKESRPHMKQYLQSQGFNIK from the coding sequence TTGAATGAAGTAATTGAGCTTTTAAAGAGTCATCGATCTATCCGAAGGTTTACGAATCAGGATGTGGAGGAAAAAATGCTGATGGAAATAATTCATGCTGCCAGGCATTCCGCCACTTCCAGTTTTTTGCAGGCTTATTCAGTGATTCGAGTGAGAGATAAAGAAAAAAAAGAAAAGCTTTCTGCTTATTGCGGTGATCAAAAACATATTAGACAGGCTCCAGTGTTTTTAGTTTTTTGTGCTGACCTGCATAAACTATCCACTGCTTGTGATATTCAAAATAAAGAAATGAGTAAAGGATATTCGGAGCAGTTAATTCTTGCTTCTGTTGATACAGCCATATGGGGACAAAGTGTTTTGCTGGCAGCAGAGTCCATGGGATTGGGAGGTGTTTATGTAGGGGGCATCAGAAATAATCCGGATAAGGTGACGGAATTGCTGCAATTACCACAACAAGTATACCCTGTTTTTGGTATGAGCCTAGGATACCCGGACCAAGATCCGCAGGTGAAACCTCGCATGCCTTTGCCATTAGTTTATAAAGAGGAAGTATATCAGTCAGAAAATGATAAAGATTTGTTAACGTCTTATGATAAGACATTTCAGGAATACCTGCGAAATAGACAACATAATCCTAGAGAAGAAACCTGGACAGCTACGGTGGCAGAGAAGCTTAGCAAAGAATCCAGACCACATATGAAACAGTATCTCCAAAGCCAAGGATTCAATATCAAATGA
- a CDS encoding CYTH and CHAD domain-containing protein, producing MEQFREIELKLSLINREQTQSLLKELKSLTNKENLVKEMLHSVYYDTKEKNLLKAGLAFRMRREQDKWTATVKGMGSVKTGLHQRKEWNVTVKDETPSLQIFSEIPDLKKEMQKIAKEKELIPILRTSFIREKGMWEDQEGNQIEVAFDIGEVRAESKVESIHEVELELKKGKVESLFTLGKHLADRYPLTPESTSKFLRGLILLGFSDKEKSSKALQIPVVNMEEVSTWESFEFFSRRALEEISYALEKLLQDPKGVESLHQLRVSIRSLRSLLFLYKPLIGENQYKKMNRLLRDWSRQTNEIRELDVMILHIGEWTAGLENKKDADMICKEIKKALEYQKENFANMVLQGKMTPYLLDVSGRLERILDQPIEKKSKGKAVTFLKKRIHQQIKSFMKEAKTVNINDKEALHRLRIKGKKVRYSLQNVMQGISLENKNELKKVLKITKLLQDLLGTMHDSHCEMKRMRELTFKKFNSWSLAKTLGNYEGWQWKKIDQLEIVLEKQWEKLRKSII from the coding sequence TTGGAACAATTCCGGGAAATTGAATTGAAACTCAGCTTGATCAATCGGGAGCAAACTCAGTCTTTGCTGAAAGAACTGAAATCATTGACAAATAAAGAAAACCTGGTAAAAGAAATGCTTCACTCTGTTTACTATGATACCAAAGAAAAAAATCTTTTGAAGGCCGGATTGGCTTTTCGAATGCGCCGGGAACAAGATAAATGGACGGCTACGGTTAAGGGGATGGGAAGTGTTAAAACAGGCCTTCATCAGCGGAAAGAATGGAATGTAACCGTTAAAGATGAAACTCCCTCTCTTCAGATATTTTCTGAGATACCTGACTTGAAAAAAGAGATGCAAAAGATAGCCAAAGAAAAAGAACTTATACCAATTCTAAGGACATCCTTTATTCGGGAAAAAGGAATGTGGGAAGATCAGGAAGGCAATCAAATAGAAGTGGCCTTTGATATAGGAGAAGTGAGGGCAGAATCGAAAGTGGAAAGCATTCACGAAGTGGAATTAGAGCTGAAAAAAGGAAAAGTGGAATCACTTTTTACACTGGGAAAGCATCTTGCTGATCGATATCCTCTGACGCCGGAATCAACCAGCAAATTTTTACGAGGACTTATTTTACTAGGCTTTTCAGATAAAGAAAAATCTAGTAAAGCCCTTCAGATACCGGTGGTGAATATGGAAGAAGTTTCAACTTGGGAAAGCTTTGAATTTTTTAGCCGAAGAGCTTTGGAGGAGATTTCCTATGCCTTGGAAAAGCTGTTACAAGATCCCAAAGGAGTAGAATCCTTACATCAGTTGCGAGTTAGCATTCGAAGTCTAAGATCCTTATTGTTCTTATACAAACCATTGATTGGAGAAAATCAATATAAAAAAATGAATAGGCTGTTGAGAGATTGGAGTCGCCAAACAAATGAAATAAGAGAGTTGGATGTCATGATTCTTCATATTGGAGAATGGACAGCTGGTTTAGAAAATAAAAAAGACGCTGATATGATCTGTAAAGAAATAAAGAAGGCCCTTGAATATCAAAAGGAAAACTTTGCAAACATGGTTTTGCAAGGGAAAATGACACCTTATCTGTTAGATGTCTCAGGAAGATTAGAGCGTATTCTTGATCAACCAATTGAAAAAAAGAGTAAAGGCAAAGCCGTTACCTTTTTGAAAAAGAGAATTCATCAGCAGATTAAAAGCTTTATGAAAGAAGCAAAAACAGTAAATATTAATGACAAAGAAGCTTTGCACAGACTTAGGATAAAGGGAAAAAAAGTAAGGTATTCCCTTCAAAATGTGATGCAAGGTATTTCTTTAGAAAATAAAAATGAATTAAAAAAAGTTCTTAAGATTACGAAACTACTGCAGGATCTTTTAGGAACGATGCATGATAGTCATTGTGAAATGAAACGGATGAGAGAATTGACCTTCAAAAAATTCAATTCATGGAGTTTGGCAAAAACTCTTGGAAACTATGAAGGATGGCAATGGAAAAAAATTGATCAATTAGAGATAGTCTTAGAAAAGCAGTGGGAGAAGCTGCGTAAAAGTATTATCTAA
- a CDS encoding methyl-accepting chemotaxis protein: MKNMSIKMKITISLVVLGALAVIIGFTGFYSAQFIANIETEVQENLLLTRRIREVEIDHLDWRQELSDTLNEEGLFQGQLDYTACNLGTWYYDFIETEEFSSLPAEMQQALRNMEEPHAAIHTSAHDINEAIRAGDLEEAQQIYRSTTVPNLEEVRRLMTQVNNGYGQLSDQLIQQSMQTQQTVLTITVVLIIAAIIIAVIVGLMLNKGAIKPIQRVTDMLKDIAEGEGDLTTRLEIDTQDEVGMMAKYFNQFVEKIQLTVQDINATTSTLKKSSDNLGEVADTMAANSEELSSKMETVSAAVEQITASIAGTAEASDEAKNNLNVVVSAVEEMNATLRNMASASEQSSAGAQSVSELVNDISRKIQNSAKSTNEVSSAVNSVVTAIKEINISLNEVSENCERSMEITASAEEKAEETNEIIGNLDQLSTQIGKIIDVINDIADQTNMLALNAAIEAAGAGEAGKGFAVVANEVKELAKQTGEATEEIRSQIENMQTRTTGAVEAVKSITEVIQEITEITNSIAAAVTEQSATAGDISDAAVNASNEVNAVNLEIEEIANNAAEASRGVAEISEGVNELARSASEISTASNEVAGNVESVSQKVDEVARSSEEIANGTNEIAENIVDVNSVAADAASGAGETSEAAKELANITNTLEDLVKQFKV; this comes from the coding sequence ATGAAAAACATGTCGATTAAAATGAAAATCACAATATCGCTGGTGGTTTTAGGTGCTTTGGCTGTTATTATTGGATTCACTGGATTTTACTCAGCCCAATTCATTGCAAATATTGAAACGGAAGTGCAAGAAAACCTGTTGCTAACCAGAAGGATCAGAGAAGTTGAAATAGATCATCTGGATTGGCGTCAGGAACTATCAGATACGCTTAATGAGGAAGGTTTGTTCCAGGGACAGCTAGATTATACAGCGTGCAATTTGGGAACATGGTATTATGATTTTATCGAAACGGAAGAATTTAGTTCCTTACCTGCTGAAATGCAGCAAGCATTACGAAATATGGAAGAACCTCACGCTGCGATACATACTAGTGCTCATGATATTAACGAAGCGATCCGTGCTGGTGACCTGGAAGAAGCTCAGCAAATCTATCGCAGTACAACCGTACCAAACCTTGAAGAAGTGCGCAGGCTAATGACACAGGTGAATAATGGTTATGGTCAACTGTCAGACCAATTAATTCAGCAAAGTATGCAAACTCAGCAGACGGTATTAACAATAACCGTCGTATTAATTATTGCTGCTATTATCATTGCTGTGATTGTAGGCTTGATGCTGAATAAGGGAGCCATTAAACCTATTCAGCGAGTGACAGATATGTTGAAGGATATTGCCGAAGGGGAAGGTGATCTGACCACAAGATTAGAGATAGATACCCAGGATGAAGTGGGGATGATGGCCAAGTACTTTAATCAATTTGTCGAAAAAATTCAACTGACTGTTCAAGATATCAATGCTACTACTTCTACATTAAAAAAATCTTCGGATAACTTAGGAGAAGTTGCCGATACGATGGCGGCTAATAGCGAAGAACTGAGTTCGAAAATGGAAACAGTGAGTGCGGCAGTAGAGCAAATAACAGCAAGCATTGCAGGTACAGCAGAAGCTTCTGATGAGGCGAAAAACAACTTGAATGTAGTTGTTTCTGCTGTTGAAGAAATGAATGCAACTTTAAGAAATATGGCTTCTGCTTCTGAACAAAGCTCTGCAGGGGCACAATCCGTATCAGAGCTGGTTAATGATATATCCAGAAAAATTCAAAACAGTGCAAAGTCAACTAATGAAGTGTCTTCGGCTGTGAATAGTGTAGTGACAGCTATCAAAGAAATTAATATCTCCTTAAATGAAGTTAGTGAAAACTGTGAGCGTTCAATGGAAATCACCGCAAGTGCAGAAGAAAAAGCAGAAGAAACCAATGAGATTATTGGAAACTTAGATCAATTATCCACTCAAATTGGAAAAATAATCGATGTAATTAATGATATAGCTGATCAGACCAATATGCTAGCATTAAACGCAGCCATCGAAGCGGCAGGAGCTGGTGAAGCAGGCAAGGGATTTGCTGTTGTTGCTAACGAAGTAAAGGAACTGGCAAAACAGACTGGAGAAGCAACGGAGGAAATCAGGAGTCAGATAGAAAATATGCAAACGAGAACCACAGGAGCTGTGGAAGCGGTAAAATCAATCACAGAGGTGATTCAGGAGATTACAGAAATAACGAACTCGATTGCCGCTGCTGTTACAGAACAGTCTGCGACGGCTGGTGACATCTCTGATGCGGCTGTAAACGCGTCGAATGAAGTGAATGCTGTTAACTTGGAAATTGAAGAAATTGCCAATAATGCGGCAGAAGCTTCAAGAGGTGTAGCAGAAATTTCGGAAGGCGTTAATGAATTAGCTAGATCAGCCAGCGAGATTTCTACAGCTTCTAATGAAGTAGCGGGCAACGTAGAGTCAGTATCTCAAAAAGTCGATGAAGTAGCTAGATCTTCTGAAGAAATAGCGAACGGAACTAATGAAATCGCAGAAAACATTGTAGATGTAAACAGTGTAGCCGCAGACGCTGCTAGTGGAGCTGGGGAAACCAGCGAGGCAGCCAAAGAACTTGCAAACATAACGAATACGTTGGAAGATCTTGTGAAACAATTTAAAGTATAA
- a CDS encoding response regulator: MPLNKETPKEQQSQYRSLEELQTQISQENLLVLVVEDDPMSRIFMEKILRRLGVEADFAKDGLEALRMYMKNEYDLIFLDIQMPVMNGYETAELIRQQEQMTAIHIPIIAVTAYALEEDKEKCLKVGMDYYLSKPVSMESLLKVLSDFCLDKSEEMQ, from the coding sequence ATGCCATTAAACAAAGAAACACCAAAAGAGCAACAGTCTCAATATAGATCCTTAGAAGAATTACAAACTCAAATTTCTCAGGAAAATCTTTTAGTGTTGGTCGTGGAAGATGATCCAATGAGTCGTATTTTTATGGAAAAAATTCTCCGAAGGCTGGGTGTAGAGGCAGATTTCGCTAAAGATGGATTGGAAGCACTAAGGATGTATATGAAAAATGAATATGATTTAATTTTTTTAGATATTCAGATGCCAGTCATGAATGGGTATGAAACAGCGGAATTAATAAGACAACAGGAACAAATGACAGCAATACACATTCCTATCATTGCTGTAACGGCCTATGCTTTGGAAGAGGATAAAGAAAAATGCCTGAAGGTAGGAATGGATTATTACTTATCAAAGCCTGTTTCGATGGAAAGTTTGCTGAAAGTGCTGTCTGATTTCTGTTTGGATAAATCTGAGGAAATGCAATGA